CCCGGATTTGATGATCTCATCCGCTTGACACGTGCCGATATGGCCCCCGGAACAGTGCTTGAGGCCTTGGTTGAACAGGGTGTGGTAAAGGAATTGCAAGACGGACAGTATCGATTATTGATGCATGCGTTGCTGCCAGCACCGGGAAGTGCAGAACAAGTGGCAGCTTATCAAGCGACACTTTCTACACATATGGCGGCAGCTACCCACAATTTAATTGCAACTCAAGGTACTTCCCTCAATTTTGATCGAATTCTTCGCTACTCCCATTTGTCAGAAGAATCAGTTGAGGAACTGAACAGGTTGACGCAAGAGAAAGCACAGATGCTTTTGGAAGACGTCAACGCTCAGGCACGGGAGATGCAGATGAACGATGCGGAGAAAAAAGCCGCGACTGGCCGGTTCGCCTTTGGCGCTTATGTCCTGCCAATAAAACCAAAAGCTGACGAGGCCGCCTCATGACAGCCCGAAGGCATTTATTATCTGCTCTTATTGCATCGACCCTTATGATTGCCCCTGCTTTTGCGAGTGAAAAGGACGAACGCGAAGGTGGTATCCTGGGAACAGGCATTGTCGGAACCATTACCCGCCTTGGCAGTATCATCGTCAATGATCAGCGCATCACCTTCCCGCCTGATCTGCCGGTGAAGAATGCACTCGCCCCTCTTATCGCATCGCAATTGGTGCCCGGTGATACGGTGGCTGTGATTGCTGATTTATCCGGACTAAACTGGACGGCACAAAGCATTCGCCGGATTTTGCCGATTATCGGTCCGGTTACAGACATTATAACCAGTCAATCGGGTCGGACCCTCAGCATCATGGGAACACAGGTTCTCGCCGGTCCCACACTTGCCTCAACGGTTAACGAAGGCGACTGGGTTGCTATCAGTGGCCTGTGGCAGGATGAGCTGGTCATCGCGACCCGTGTAGAGGTGGTCCCACCAAGGAAATCGGCAACAATCATCGGCAGCAACCTGTCTGTGGGGGCCAGCAATCTTCTTCAGATCGGCAGCACCTTGATTACGGGGATTGTTCCAACCCACATCAGGCCGGGGGATGTTGTGCGCGTCACCGGCGTTCCAGAGGCAGGCAGCATTCGGGCAACCTTGCTGGAAGCAGGCATCTTTGATGGCAAAGTGGGGCTTGTACAAGCGGAAGGCTATCTCTCCCCGCCGAGTTCAACAGGGCTTTACACACTGCTGGGGACTGGCATGATCGCCTACACTGATCAGCCAGACATGATCGACAAAACAGCCAAGGCGCTGGTGTGTGGCTATGATGATAAGTTAGGCGGCACGTCAACAAGTGCTGCAGATCCTGAGCTTCTCAGCAAGCTGAACTGCCAATAATTCGAGTGTTTTGCGCTCTGTACACTCCTTACAGAGCGCAAAACAAGCATTCAATATCCTAAACGCTCACGCCTTGTTTTGCGTAGCTGACAATTTCAAATTCAATTGCATCGTCATCATAAAAATAGAAACGACGACCCGGCTCGTAATCGGCGTGATTGATGGTCTTGTATCCACCGGCAAGAATTCGTTTTTCAACCGCGTCAAGATCATCAACAACAATTGCGATATGGTTCAGTCCGCCTTTGAAACTACCGCTGTCGGCTTTCTGGTCTTCAGGTGCCCCTGCTGAGTACACCGCCAGATAACTGGTGTCATTGCCCACATGAACGGTTGTGCCGCCATTCTTGGCAGGGCCTTTCCAGCGGATGCGCCAGCCAAACCAATTCACCAGCCTGTTTGCAGTTGCGTCAGGGTCAGAAACTGTCACGTTTACGTGCTCCAGAAATGCGCTCGTCATCGGTGTATCCTTTTGTGTTTGACAACTGATAACACCCTGTCTAATCCTTCAAGTTAAGTTGAAGTCAAGGACAATTTTCCAAATGAAACCAGCGCTGAAGAAAACTGATCTCCTGTCCATTGGTGAACTGGCAGAGCGAACTGGCATTTCAACTTCTGCGATACGGTTCTATGAGGAAAAAGAGCTGGTTATGCCGGCTCGTAATAATGGCGGGCAACGTCGCTTTATGCGGGCCGACATTCGCCGGATTTCGTTTATTCTGGTGGCACAGGAATTTGGCTTCACCATTGCCGAGATTGGCGTGCAACTGAAACGGTTGCCAGAAGGACGCGCCCCCAACAAAGCGGACTGGACCAAACTCAGCACCCACTTCAAGATACATCTGGACGCACGCATCGCCAAGATGAATGCCCTACGAGAACGTCTTGAGGGGTGCATGGGGTGCGGGTGCCTCTCGTTGAACAAATGCCAACTTTATAATGCCGGTGATGCTGCCGCCAGCTATGGCCGCGGGCCGCGCTATGTAATGGGAGATGATCCTATCCAAACTCTGGATGAGTAGACCACAGCTGTTTGAGCCTTCATTGTGAATGATGCGTGTTCCGGAAGTCGAATTTCTGCTGCCTTGGACCAACTTGATCTCAATATATAAAAATACATTTTTCCTTGACCTCAACTTAACTTGAGGAATTACAAGACGAGTGATCACTGGGTATTAGCGGAACTTACACACCATTTTGCTCAGTTAAAACAACAGGTAAAAGTAACGGAGCTCAAAATGGCTAAACAAATACCTGCTTATCTCGTCGCAAGTTCATTCATGGCAGAAGGTCATGGATCTCTCGATCCGTACGGCAATGCAATTCACCCACTGATGGAAAAATACGGCGGAGAGTTGCTCGTCGGGGGTGATCCAAAACAATTTATGGATATGTATGAGGGGGAATGGAAAGAAGGTGCTCGGTTCACGCTTTTCCGGTTTCCATCCATGGACGCTCTGCAATCCTTTTGGAACTCTGAGGACTACCAGAAGGTCAAACATCTACGCACAGATGTAATTCCACCAAACTTCACCTTCGGCGTCGAAGGATTTGATATGGAAGCTTGGGAAAAAGAACACAGTAACGCCTAATGGATGTTTCGAGCATGAGAGACATGAGGAATCTCATGGTCTCTTAGCTTGGCAAAAAAAACAACCCTGCCAGATTATGGCAGGGTTGTAAGTAATCCGTGCTGGTTTGCTTAGGCCTTGTCGACGAACAGCAATTTAGAAACGTGCTCAGCAGACAGGCTGTTGATCTCGGAAAGCTCCAGCTCTTCCTGATCCCTCACGAAGGAGTAAAACGCAATACGGATACTTGCCAGCGTTCCTTCGAGTCGAGCTTCTTCCATGCGTGTCGCGAGGATATTTCCAAGCGATAAGCCGTGACCACGGCCGCCACTCATTGGGAAGACGTGGAGATCTTCCTCGTTTTTCCGCAAATCTTTAGCTTCGCGCAGAATTTTACGCTGGAGGCTCGTAAGCTCGCGGGTAAATACCTTTGTGCGTGCGTTGGTCAGCTCTAAAACACCCGCTTCCAAATCAATGGAAGACCATTCCAGTTTCATGACCTCTGATTTACGCAAACCAGTCGCCATAAGGAACTCAAGTGCCAGTGTTGCAGACAGACTGTCCCTGCGGTTGTACTTGGATTTCTCCAGCATTTTCCAGACTTGCTTGTACTGCAACTCACTGAGTGTAGGGTTTTTGACCCGAACCTCTGGTGGGCGTTCAAGCATCTCTGGCAGTTCCAGCCAGTAAAATGCACCGGAGACCAAATTCTCAACACAGGCTGCAAGCGGAGCACTGAGCTCTTTCTTCGCTTTTGCAAACAGGTTTTCAGAATGTTCGAGCGTCCACCCTTCAACCGTAATATTCGCAATATCAGCTTTAACGAACTCAAGAGCGGTCTTCATCAATGCGATCGTCTTGGGCTTCAAAATGCGGTAGGTCGATGCATCGGTTTCACGCACGTCAATATATTCTACGAGAATCTGTGCGAGAGGAAAGTTCTTGATTTCGTCTTGGGAGGTCATTGTGTTCCAGTTGCCTTAGGCTTTTATCTTGCCGCCTTATAGGTCACTTCAGACTAATGTAAAACCAAAACTCAATAAATGACGCGAACGATTGCATTTGGTGGCCGGAAAGGGCGCTGAAGACTTAAAAAAGCCCTCGCAAACAGCAAGGGCTTTTTTGAATTTATAGGATGCTAGCTCTTGGAGGCTTTAACAGTCTTAGAAGGGGCAACTGGTTTACACCGCTTCTCGGTCGCAGCTGCTTTCAGGGCGTCATATTCCCCTTTCAAGCGTCCCAGCTCTTCCTTGTTGTCCTCTGTCGCAGCCAGCAGGAACAAGCTCGGCCAAAACACCAGCAGGCCAACACCCATGATGACAGCATCTGCTGTTGCTGCACTTTTCTGGTCGCCGGAGACTTCCTGAACACGAGCGCCAACAGCCAACAATTCCTCATTGAGCTCACTACATGTAAAAGAACTGTACTTGTTTGCTGAGACATAACTTGGCTTAATGCTGCTTGGTGAGGACGCACAACCAGCTGCACTGACAAGCAAACAACCGGAGATCGCAAGGCTCATAAATTTCCGCAAAATCAAAACAACACCCACACTTTTGAAACTAATAACTCAATCCAGGGTTGTTTTGCCTGAGTCCTGCACATGTTGTCCAGCCGAAACTAGTAGAATAACCGAATTACCCGCGTATTTTCCCGTAAGAAGTATTGTACTCGGATTCCCGGCACACCATATAGTTCCGTTCGCTTCAGGCACGTTCGCCTCTTAGAAACGCAGCGCGGCGTTGAATTGAAGCAGGCTTCTGTCATTATCTCCAAGATTTTCGTAGGACGCTTTAAGCTTCAAAAATCCTTGGTTCGCTGCAAAGCTCTGAGCAAAGGATAGCTCTGCACCTCCTCCGCATTGCGTAGAGATACGTGCAGATTGAATGCGCTCACAGGCGAAGCGAGGAGACGCTGTGATATTCAAGGCTTCACCTGGAATAAAAGAAGGAACCAGAGAAAACGCAAGCGTTGGTTGCAGTTGAAGACGGGTCAAATCTACAGCTTCAAACTTCAGTTTGTTGTTTTGCTCTTCCCCATCAATGTCATAGGCAACGGTCTCGCCTGTTCCATGTGCATGGGATAGCTGAGCATTCGGAGAGAAAACAGCCCATCCGAAATCATAGGAACCTTCAATCACAGCACCTGCTTGGAATACTGCTCTGGAATAGTCGTAGGAGTAAGAATTTTCATCCCTTGAAAGGTCTGCAAGGGTTTGATTTAAACCAG
The sequence above is drawn from the Pseudovibrio sp. Tun.PSC04-5.I4 genome and encodes:
- a CDS encoding DUF6502 family protein yields the protein MSPEQTDPFETALTALLAPLAKAMVARGVTIGPATEALKRALLQATLDESGPKTSDSRVSLKTGLHRKDVKRLRSETEPSTARKSVNAAALAISYWATAPEFQSENGVPRDLTRHSTQSTPGFDDLIRLTRADMAPGTVLEALVEQGVVKELQDGQYRLLMHALLPAPGSAEQVAAYQATLSTHMAAATHNLIATQGTSLNFDRILRYSHLSEESVEELNRLTQEKAQMLLEDVNAQAREMQMNDAEKKAATGRFAFGAYVLPIKPKADEAAS
- a CDS encoding tyrosine-type recombinase/integrase, which encodes MTSQDEIKNFPLAQILVEYIDVRETDASTYRILKPKTIALMKTALEFVKADIANITVEGWTLEHSENLFAKAKKELSAPLAACVENLVSGAFYWLELPEMLERPPEVRVKNPTLSELQYKQVWKMLEKSKYNRRDSLSATLALEFLMATGLRKSEVMKLEWSSIDLEAGVLELTNARTKVFTRELTSLQRKILREAKDLRKNEEDLHVFPMSGGRGHGLSLGNILATRMEEARLEGTLASIRIAFYSFVRDQEELELSEINSLSAEHVSKLLFVDKA
- a CDS encoding VOC family protein, whose protein sequence is MTSAFLEHVNVTVSDPDATANRLVNWFGWRIRWKGPAKNGGTTVHVGNDTSYLAVYSAGAPEDQKADSGSFKGGLNHIAIVVDDLDAVEKRILAGGYKTINHADYEPGRRFYFYDDDAIEFEIVSYAKQGVSV
- a CDS encoding DUF1330 domain-containing protein, with the protein product MAKQIPAYLVASSFMAEGHGSLDPYGNAIHPLMEKYGGELLVGGDPKQFMDMYEGEWKEGARFTLFRFPSMDALQSFWNSEDYQKVKHLRTDVIPPNFTFGVEGFDMEAWEKEHSNA
- a CDS encoding DUF5666 domain-containing protein, whose product is MTARRHLLSALIASTLMIAPAFASEKDEREGGILGTGIVGTITRLGSIIVNDQRITFPPDLPVKNALAPLIASQLVPGDTVAVIADLSGLNWTAQSIRRILPIIGPVTDIITSQSGRTLSIMGTQVLAGPTLASTVNEGDWVAISGLWQDELVIATRVEVVPPRKSATIIGSNLSVGASNLLQIGSTLITGIVPTHIRPGDVVRVTGVPEAGSIRATLLEAGIFDGKVGLVQAEGYLSPPSSTGLYTLLGTGMIAYTDQPDMIDKTAKALVCGYDDKLGGTSTSAADPELLSKLNCQ
- the soxR gene encoding redox-sensitive transcriptional activator SoxR codes for the protein MKKTDLLSIGELAERTGISTSAIRFYEEKELVMPARNNGGQRRFMRADIRRISFILVAQEFGFTIAEIGVQLKRLPEGRAPNKADWTKLSTHFKIHLDARIAKMNALRERLEGCMGCGCLSLNKCQLYNAGDAAASYGRGPRYVMGDDPIQTLDE